The window CATTAAAACAAACGACGGAATAAGGCATCAGATAAAAATTGTTAAGAAAAAACTCACAAAAGCTGGCTATAAGAAGAATGCTCATGCTGTTGCAATTATGAGTGATGCAAACGATCAGATAAAGTATGCAAACCAGGTTAGAGCCAAAGCTGAAAAGCTTGCAAAAGAAGGTAAGTATAAAGCTGCGTATCTCTGGGCATATCAGGAATTCCAGTATCTTGTTAAAGCTGTGGTTAAGCTCAATGTTATAAACAATCTTATTACATCCCAGAAATAATTTCTTGCAACATTTTATTAGTTAGATATACAATTGAGTCTAAAGGGGCGGGGCTAACCCGCCTCAATTTTTCAGAAGGAGGATTTTATGAAAGGGTTGAGATTTTTGGGTGTGGCGATTATAGCCGTTTCTATTATTACTTCATCTGTGGCATTTGCTAAAGATAATTCAACAAAAAAACAGTACACAAAAAAGGAACTCAAGCAACTGAGAGATGTGTTTGATAACTACGGCTGCAGTGGATGCCATATGTATATGCACAAAGATTCAACCTCCGGACCAGCTGTTGCCGTAATTGCAGCAATGTCAAAAGCAAAAACAAAGGAATGGGTTGAAAGTTGGATAATGAATCCAAAAAAACATTACAATGAACCTGATGTCAGAGCTTTGATAAATCAGTATGTTCAATACATGCCCAATAATGGAGTTACAAAAGAAGATGCCGAAAAGCTTTATGAGTATTTAATGGCAGTGGCAAACGGAGCTTACGATAAAAAGAAAAAATAAGGAAGGGTTAGAAAGTGAAACTTGAAAGATATCAGATATACGGAATTATAGGTGCAATTTTACTGTTTATTTCCCTTTTGTGGCCTAAAATTTACAACAAGCATGATTATATCAGAATGATAAATGCAGGAAGAATAGAGAATATATACAAACTTAAAGGTTTTGTAAAAAAATGGACAGAAATTGGTAAAAAAATTCCACCTTTTGTTATTAAAGTGGGTAATAAAGTGTTCGTGCCCCAGGGTGCGCCGTTATGGAGAATTATAATAACATCTCCACTATACCCTAAATCTACATACCCCAATGGTCTGGATGTTGATATAATGATCAATGGACCCCATAATGCATGTAAGGTAACCGATTGTTTACATGAAATAAATACACTCAATCACTATATAGGCATGAGCCCATTAAGTAGCGCTGCTCCTGTATTCAGCAGAGTGGGCAGTTATCTGGCTTTGTTAATGTTTTTTATGGTTCTGGTTTTTATTTTTGTGAAAAAGAAGGTGCTTGGGTGGTTTGTTCTTCTACCTATCATAACACCTCTATTATTTTTACTTATATTTACATATTGGACTCACTGGCTCGGGTTTAACCTTGATCCATGGGCATCTTACAAGGTTCATTCTTTTACACCTGTATTGTATGGAATTGGTAAAATTACGGTTTATACGACGCATAATAGACCGGGTTATGGCTTTACATTGATGGTTCTTGCATCAATATTTCTATTTCTTGCCTATTTATCCAAGAAAAAATATGTAGAGAGTACGGAGAAGGTAAATGAAGTTAGTGTTAGTGGTGCTGATAGCACTCATGTTACTGCCACCTCAGGTTAGGGCTTCGGACTATAAACAGTTATATGATAGGCAGGTTGAGACAAATAAAGCTATGGTTGCTACAGATGCAATGATATTACTATGGTTTAAAAATCATCCAGATTATAAGAAATACTCTTCTATAAAAACAAGGGTGCTCAACCTGTATAAAATTTTAGAACAGGCAAAAACTGCGCATGAAAAATCGATTGAGTTTTCTAAGAAGGGAGATTTTGAGAAAGCATACCAGTGGGCAAAAAAGGAATGGGGTTTTTTGAATGATATTGCGGTAAAGGGCAAAAAAATACAGGAGAATTATAAAGAGCTGGAGGCTGAGTAGTTAAATGAATAGAACTTTAAAATTATTTCTTCCTATTGTATTGCTTGTTATAGGTGCAGTTGTTGTTTTTATCTTTATATTTGGTGTTCATAAGAAGAACAACCTGATGAAACCTGTACCTATTAGATGGGGTGAAGATGTATGTGTCAGATGTGATATGAGTATTGTAGATGGTTATCATGCCGCAGAAATCATAAATCCACTTACAAAAAAGGCATATAAGTTTGATGATATAGGTTGTGCGGTACTGTGGTTATACAAGGAACATCATTTTAAATGGGCAGATAAGGCTGTTATATGGGTAACAAGCGCCAAAAATGGCCAATGGATCAACGCAAAAAAAGCCTGCTGGGTATCCGGTCAGATAACACCGATGGGGTTTGGGTTTGGAGCCTACAGGCAGAAACCTTCTAATGTAAAAGAATGTATAAAATGGAAAGATCTCATTAGAAGAATTTTCATAAAAGAGAAAAAATTTGAAAAAGCTCTTTATTCCAATTTTTATTCAGGTGACAATGCTTCCAAGAAATAAAGTATACGGGTTGTTAGCCATATTTGTAATTTTTATAGCCAGTAGTGTATATGCTCAATCTTTGCAACAATTGATTGATAATGCCAAATCTGGCAGTGTAATTGTTTTAAAGAAAGATATATATTATGGTCCTATAACAATTAAAAAACCTATAACAATAGATGGTGCTAATGAGGCAATTATAGATGGTCAGGGTAAAGGTAATGTAATTACAATTCTTTCTGATAATGTAACTGTAAAGAATCTCATCATTCAGAATTCCGGGGATCAGGGATGGCGAATGGATGCAGGCATTGCTGTTAAAAAAGCCAACCATATCAAAATTATACATAATACAATAAAAGATTGCTTATATGGTATTCAGACTAAATATATGAATTATAGTCTTATAGAGGGTAACGATATATCTTCAAAACCATATAAACAGGTAGGGTTAAGGGGGGATGCAATAAGATTATGGTGGAGCCATCATAATCTTGTAAAAAACAATTATGTTCATGATTCACGGGATGTTATTATCTGGTTTTGTAGGCACGACACTTTAGAGAATCAGGTAACGGTAAGATCGCGCTACGGCATACATTTTATGTACTCAAACTACGATAAAGTGATTAATTATCGTGGCGACCATAATATGGTGGGAATATATGATATGTACACAACGAATGTTGAAATAGATGGAGCGCTTATTACAAATAACACAACAGTTACCGCAATAGGTATAGGTTTAAAAGATGCCAGCAATCTCATTGCAAAAAATATTACAATTGAGCATTGTACAAGAGGTATATTTATAGATGAATCACCTTATGAGCCGGGTACATCCTGTAAATTTCAAAATATAAGCTTTTTATATACAACTGTTGCTATGGATTTTAACACAGATGTTACAAGAAACAGGAATATTTTCATACACAACAATTACATTGGAAATCTTAAAGATATACGGGTTACAGGTGGAATGATTGACAGAAAAAGGGGTAAATGGCTAAAAAATTACTGGGATAGGTATATTGGATACGATGAAAACGGCGATGGCATAGGGGATTTACCTTATTTTGAGCTAAGCTATTCAGGATTGATAGGTGAGAACAATCCACAATTGATGATTTTTAATGGTTCGCCGGTTATTACTTTTATTAGGTTCATTGAAAAACTCCTGCCCTTTTCTCAACCACATATACTTCTTGAGGATAAAAAACCCTTAATGAAAATGTTAAAAATAAAATCATTGACAGTTAAGGAGAAGGATGATGGAAAGGCGTGATTTTGTTAAATTTTTAGGTGTAACTGTAGCAGGGACAGCCATTGGTGTTGGAGTAACACCAATTTTATCGAAATCCGGATATAAATTATTAAGGCCACCGGGAGCTATTGATGAAAAAGAATTTTTAGGTGCATGTATAAAATGTGGATTGTGTGTTCAGATATGCCCTGTTAACTGCATTAAACTTGCAGATATTGATGAGGGTTTGTCTTACCAAACCCCCTATATAGATGCTCGAACCAACGCATGTGATTTTTCCTGCAAAGGCGTCCAGTGTGTGCTTGTTTGTCCTACATATGCTTTAGAGCATGAGCTTGCGGAAACGCCTGAAAAAGTAAGAATGGGTCTTGCGAAGGTTATACCTGATAGATGTCTTGCTGTAAAAGGTGAAAAACTCAAGGAAAAATCAAAGCATAAATGGGATGAATGGAAATACAAATGGAAGGTAAATCCCGATTCGTACATAAAGGATGTATGTGAGCTGTGTTTTGATAAATGTCCAATAGGACCATCTGCGATTACCATGGAAGAAAGAAAAGATGAAAAAACAGGCAGAACATATCAAATACCTGTTGTTCAGCAGGGTTGCACAGGTTGTGGAGTTTGCGAGATGGTTTGTCCGGTAGAACCACCGGCCATTGTTATTATTCCAAGGGAAAAATGGGGTGAAAAAAATGGCTAAAAAAGAAATAAAGAGGGGTAATTTCTATGAACTGTTTATAAATACCAGAAAAATTAGACCCGGTAGAATATCGTACAGATGCATAAGATGGTTTAGCATTATTTTGATAACCGCTACATTTGCCTTTTCATATAAATGGGCGCTGGATTTTCTTGCAGGTAGTCTTAATGGGTCAAGACTAATGAGTTTCTTTTTAATTGATCTGTACACGGGGCTTGAATATATACTGGCACATAAGGCTTTAACATTTAACGCACTTGTGGGTTTGTTGACAATACTCCTATTTTACTTTGTTGTGGGCGGAAGAACATTTTGTGGCTGGGTATGTCCATATAACCTACTTGCAGAAATTGGCGAGATTATTCATGAGTACCTGAGAAAAAAGGGTATAATTAAAAAAAGAAGAATGTATTCAGAAAAAATCCGATATGCTTTCTGGGTAATATTCCTGTTAATTCCATTTATTACAGGGGCGATCTTTTTTGAATCCTTTAATCCGCTGGACATAATAAACAGATCTTTTATCTATGGCCCTACAGTAATGGTATTCTGGGCTTTACTGTTGCTATTGGTGGAGGTTTTTTATGCCAGAAGATTCTGGTGCAAGTATGTCTGCCCAACAGGGACAACTTACGGTATGGTTGGCAAAGTGGGTATGCTCAGGGTAAAATTTGACCTTGATAATTGCACGCATTGCGGTAATTGTTATAAGGTGTGTATTGAGCCCACCCTTTTAACAGATGCACTTAAAGAGGCAAAAACAAAAGAAGATAGAAAAGCATTTGTAAAAGGGCTTGCCTGCATAAACTGTGCAAGATGCATAGATGTTTGTGCATATGATGCCTTGAAGTTTGATTTGAGATACATAGAGAAGATACTTTAGGAGGCAATATTGATAAAAATAAGAAATGTTATTAAAGATTTCGGTAAGGGGGCCGTACTTAAAGATATTAATCTTACAATAGAAAAAGGCGAAAGGGTTATGGTAGTTGGTGGAAATGGCAGCGGAAAAACAACGCTTTTGAGGTGCATTATTGGCTCATATTCATTTGAAGGGCAGATAAGTATACTGGATATGGATGCCAGAAAAGATAAAAGCAGACTTGCTTCCTTTATTGGTTATGTGCCACAGGTTCCTCCCCCGATATTGATGAGTGTAGAACAGCTTATAGATTTTGTTGCAGATGTTGATGGAAATGAGAATGAAAAAGATTTGATTTATCAGATGTTAGATAAACTAAACTTTGAAAAATCCGGAATCAAAAGACATTTTAAGAAATTATCAGGTGGTATGCAAAAAAAAGTTCTTGTTGCCATTGCACTTGGCAGGCAGCCAGACATTCTTATCCTGGATGAACCTCTTGCATATATAGACCCTCAAAGCAGGATGGAAATATCAAGGGCTATAAATGAAATGCCAGCAGAGTTAACTCTTATCTACACATCCCACAAAGAGGAAAAGGGCAGCATAAAGGCAGACAGAATTATAGAAATGGATAATGGTCTGGTTGTAAGGGATGAACCTTATTCAGATGAGGTGGAAAATTGAAAAAATTCATTAAAATGGTTTTTTTTGAGCTTAAAGATTCCTTCAGGGCAAGGTGGTTTTATATATATTTTGTGATCTTTTTTGGTATGATGGTTGGTTTTTTGTGGTCTGGTGTTACAGCTTCTGAGGTTTTAGGTTTTACTGGTCTTACAAGGGTGCTGGTAGCCTATATAGAAATTACAGTTATTATATTACCGCTGTTTATTCTCATAAGTGCCTCTCGATCTGTTGTTGCAGAAAAAGAATTTTTTATTCTTGAGTATATACTTTCTTTTCCTGTTTCTATAGGTCAGTACTACTGGGGAAAGTTTGTTGGTAAATTTATAACCATTTTAATTCCCGTCTATCTGGCTTTTCTTGCAAGCGTTTTATGGGGAGGGGTTGTCAAACATTTTGTTATACCGTGGAATATTTACTTCATATACGCAACTCTACTTATATCTTTGTCCATAAGCTTTCTTGGTCTTGCTTTCTTGATTTCTTCTCTTTCTCAGAAACAGGATACAGCAATATTTATGGGATTTTTTGTCTGGTTGTTTTTTGTTTTGTTTATTGATGTGGGAATTCTGGGATTATTCTTAAAATTTGGTATTGATATAAATATAGTGCTTGCTATGGCGTTGGCCAATCCGCTTGATCTGTTTAGAATTGCTGCCTTCAGTCTTTTCGATCCTAAACTGGCTGCAATTGGTCCCATTGCCTGGACATTGCTTGGTAAATTGGGTAACAATGGGCTTTTAGCTCTTGCTTTTATTTATCCATCATTGGTTGGAATAATAATGGGTGTAGTTGGTTATGTTTATTTCAAACATGGTGACTATATTTAATGAGGAGGATAAAATGAAAAAGTATTATATTGGTTTTATTGGAGTTTTGCTGCTTTTATTTGCTATCTCTGCCAATGCATCAACCCTTCAGCAGCTGATAGATAAAGCACAGAAAGGTCAGACAGTTACGCTTAAAAAAGGTGCTGTTTATAAAGGTGGAATAGTAATTAAAAATAAATCTCTAAAACTATACTGCAACCATGCAGTTATTGATGCAGCTTCACAAAAGGATGTTATAACAATAATTCATTCACCTCATACGGTTATTAAGGATTGCGTTATAAAAAATTCAGGCTCAAGCGGATGGAGAATGGACGCTGCTATCAAAGTTGTAGGATCTAAACATGTAACATTAATGAATAATAAAATTAAAAATTGTCTTTACGGTATAGTGGCGAAAAATAGCCCTTATTTGTTAATAGAGGGAAACGAAATAGCCTCTAAATCATTCTCAGAAGGTGAAAAGGGTGATGGTATAAGGTTGTGGTGGTCTTCTAACTCAAGAGTTGTTGACAATTTTATTCATGATTCCAGAGATGTTGTATCTATCTTTTCCAATAATGTTGTATTTAAAGGCAACAAAGCGAAGCATTCTCATATAGGTGTAATGATTCAAAACTCCAACAACAATAAAATACTCGATTTTAAGGGCAAAAATAATGAGGTTAACATATTTTTAAATTCATCGGATGGTACAATAATAAAATCTTTCAGTATAAATAATAATGGCAAATACAGGGGTGTTGTACTTGTAAGGGCAAGCGATACATTAGTGGAAAATGGTAAAATTAGTGGTTGCAAAAAAGCTCTTGTAGTTAATCTGTCACCTGCAAAAGCTGGAAGCAGGAATGTATTTAAAAATATCGTAATAGAAAATAGTAATATAGGTGTTTATCTTCATACAACGAAGGAGCAGGTTAAAAGGAATATTTTTTCAAATATGAAATATTCACATAATAAGGTTAATATTCTTAATGAGTGGAACAAATAAGTATATTAGTACGACTGACAAAAAATGTGTTGCGGGCATTAATTGTAACAGAAGGAGGTTGAGATGAATAGAGTGGCTTTCTGGTTTGGACTTATTGGTACTGTAATTTTGTTAATTACTGGATGGGATATAATAAAAGAGAATTCTCCAAAAACTGTATCTATTCTTTCTTCTGTAAAGATAGATGGTAATATCCAGCCAGGAGAATATACGCATCATTTTATAGATAAGAAGAATAAATATGAACTTTACTGGCGTGTAATTGGCAAGGATATATATTTTGGTTTGCACTCGCCCAAGAAGGGATGGGTCGCTGTTGGTCTGGGAGGCAAAAAAGCAATGCTTGGTGCTGACATTTATATTGCGTATGTTAAAAACGGCAAAACATATATAAGGGAAGATATGGGTAATTCTCCTTTCTCACATATGCCTGTGACTGGTGAAAATACAATTGAGGCGTATGCGGGCAAAGTTTGCTCTAAAGGAACCTTTGTGGAATTTAAAAGGAAACTATCGGGGATGGGAAAAACTGTTACTATAACAAATAAACCAATGAGGGTTATTTATGCTTATGCAAATACTGCTGATTTCAATTCTTATCACGGTCCGGGATCAAGAGGTATAACCCAGATAAATTTTCTTGCAAAAGCCAGAGAGAAAAAGAGCGGTATAGGTATGCTGGTGGAGGATGTAAAATCATATCAGATAGCAGGTATCATATGGGGTGTTTTGTTCTTGTTTGTATCGTTTATAGCAATAGTTACTTCATTTCTTGAAGGCAGGGTTGAATCCCCTGTATTTATTTCAAAAGAGCCTGTGGGCGTGGGACCTTTTGCTGTACTGAGTGGTCTTGCCATTTTTGATATACTGCTTGTTGTTTTATTTGTTATTTTGCTTTTTGTAAAAACAACACCAACATTGAGAGGTCTGATTGCAGCCTCTGTATTTTTAATCCTGTCGATAATAGTGGCATTATATAAATATTTCTACATTGACGAGGAAGTAGTGGTTCATGAACTGGATGATGAATTACCCTGGTAAGAAGGAGGGGGAGGTAAGCAATGTCTGAGAAAGATAGAAAACTTGAGAGTTCATGTGAGGCATGTGTGCACAGAAGAAAAATATTAAAAGGCTTAATTGGTGTGGCAGGACTTGGTGCATCGCTGGGGTTTCTTGCATCTTTTGGAACGATAAAGCCCGAAGAAAAAAAGAAGGGCAGAAGAAAAATTAACAAGGGGGATAAACTTGTATTTGCTGTAGGAGATATGGCAAACAAAGTAATTACTGTTGATTCTTTGCCTGTGGGAAAAGGGACGCTGGCATACCCAAAAGGAAAAGAAGACCATGATAATCTTATTCTACTGTTCCATGCAAAATATGATGAATTTGAAAAACCAACAAAACTAAAATTCGTTACTAAAGAGGGTTTTGCTGCATATAGCGCTATATGCACACATATGGGTTGTACTGTTGAATGGTATCCCAACAAGCAGTTCTCCTTCAATTTCCCGCATCTATTTTGCCCATGTCATCAATCGGTTTTCGATGTATTTCATGGCGCAAAAGTGCTGGCAGGACCAGCACCAAGACCACTACCTCAATTACCAATTATGGTAGCAAATAATGAAATAGTTGCTGCGGGTGATTTTGATGGCCCGATAGGACCATTACCAGGAGGTAAGTAAAATGTATAGATGGCTGGATGAAAGACTTAATTTGGAGAGATTTAAAAAGAAATACCTATCAAAGGTTTTTCCTGTTCACCCTACATTCTTTTTTGGAGAGATAGCTCTATTTAGTTTTGTAATTCTTGTTCTTACAGGTATTTACCTGCTGTTTAGCTATGTTCCTTCTTCAGAAATTGTTACTGTGGGTGGTAAGAAAATGCCCGCCTCTTATTATTCTATACTCTTGATAAATAAACAACCTCTCGGTTTAATTATCAGATATGTTCATCACTGGGCAGCTCATCTTATGATAGCTGCTTTAATTTTACATATGGCAAGGGTATTTTTTACAGGGTCATTTAAAAAACCCAGAGAGATCAACTGGCTTGTGGGCATGATTCTTTTTACACTTGCTATTCTTGCAGGCTTTACCGGTTATTCATTACCATTTGATGCGCTTTCTGTTGTTGCAACAGGTATTGGTTATGAAATCGCCAATTCCATTCCTTATGTTGGTAATGCTATTGCAAATTTCTTTTTTAATGGGCATTTTCCTGCATCAGGTTCGTTACCCAGATTATTTATGTATCATGTGGTGCTGTTGCCCGCCTTGCTATCTGCAACAATTGGTTTACATATGTTGATAATGATAAAACAGAAACATACTCAACCTGCTAAAAATAAAGAAATTGTTGGTCCTGATAAGATTCTTGGAATTCCTTTATATCCCCAGCAAATAAGTTTAATGCTGTTTGTATTTTTATCCACAACAGCTCTGTTGTTTTTTATGGCTTCTTTATTGCCCGTTCACAATGTAGAATATTTTGGACCTCCAACGCTGCAAACGCCAATGGTTAAACCTGATTGGTATCTATTGTGGATATACGGTATTATTAAGCTAATTCCAGGTAGCTGGAATATACCTTTATCAGCCACAGCATCTATAGATCCAGAGGTGATAGGAGGCGTTATAGCGCCCGGTATTATTTTAACAATAATTGCACTCGCACCGTTCTTTTATAAAAATGATGAGTTTGTTAATCATCTGGAGCCTGTAAGCAAAAGACCTATAGGAACATCTTTAGGTGTAGCATTTATCGTGTTGTTTATAGTTTTGAGTTTTACAGGTTATCAGGCAGAACTCAATATCCCCATATGGGTATGTAGAATATACACTGTTGTTTTACCGATTATTGCCTTTGTAATTACCTATTTAATCATTAAAAAACCTTTTAGAAGTTGACAATTTATGTTTATTGTATAAACTTTTAATAAAAAGGAGGTGGGTTAATGAAAAGTTTCTTTTCAAAAAGCATAATTTTGGCAGCAGCTATGTCTTTATCTATTTCAACGTCATCTATAGCTGGGGGATGCATGGGCCAACATTGCAAGATGATGGGCAATAGTGCTGATGCTTCATCAACGATGGCTTCAACAGGTAATAATGCCTATAATCTTGTAAAAGCTAATGGGTGTCTTGCATGCCATGCTGTTGATCAAAACAAAGTTGGTCCTGCATATAAAGTTATTGCCGAGACAAATAAAAAATTATACGGAGATAAAGCTTTGGCTGTTATTGAAAAATCCATTGAGAAGGGTTCCAAAGGCAAATACAAAAAACTTGGCATTCAGGCTGCTATGCCTCCCTATGGATATTTAGGTAAGGAAAAAATTGAAGAAATAGCAAAATGGATCCTGTCTCTTTCTAAGTAAGGGGTATTTTAGTTTCTCTGGCTTAATGAGGAGATGTATTTATCCTCATTAAGCCTTTTTTGTTTTAAGGAGGTTTTGTTATGAGTGATTTTAAGAAAAAGGGTATCACTCGAAGGGTTTTTGTTAAATCCGCAGCAGTTGCCACAGCAGCAGTCTCTTTTGCTCCCGGGGTTTTTGCAAAAAGGTTGCCTTCAAAACCTGTGCTTGAATCCTACTCTGAACCTACAGCTACCCACTGGGGATCTGTTATTGCAGATGTAAGTGGGGGTGAGTTCATAGGTATTAAACCTTTTAAAGATGATTATCCCATACCAATGACGCAGGCTTTAGCCGATAGGGTTAACGCTGAAAACAGAATTAAGTATCCAATGGTTAGAGAGGGTTATTTAAAGCATGGTTACAGAAGCAACAAATCAATGAGGGGAAGAGACAGATTTGTAAGAGTTAGCTGGGAAAAGGCCTATGAATTGATAACAAAAGAGTTAAAAAGGATAAAGAAAAAATACGGAAATGAGGCTATTTTTGCAGGTAGCGTTGATTGGCACAGCGTGGGAAAGCTTCATGCAGCACCTACTTTATTGAGAAGAATGTTGAATTTATTTGGGGGTTTTACAGATGATACAGGTGATTTTTCTGTTCAGGCAGCAATGACAATTCTTCCTCATGTTACCGGAAATATAGAGGTATATGATAGGCAGACTGCATGGCCTACAATTCTTGAGTATACTGATACAATAATTTTATGGGGTGCGGATCTTCTAAAAAACAATCAGATAGGCTGGGATCCACCAGACCATTACGCTTATGACGCAATTAAGGAGTTAAAGAAAAGAAATAAAAAAATTATCTCAATAGACCCTCGTTTGACCGATACAGCTGAGTATTTAAATGCAGAATGGATACCTATTACTCCAAATACCGATGTTGCAATGATGCTTGCTATAGCCCATACTCTTTATAAAGAAAATCTATATGATAAAGATTTTCTTGATAAATATACTGTTGGTTTTGATAAATTTTTGCCTTATTTGTTGGGCAAAACTGATGGTGTTGAGAAAACACCCCAGTGGGCTGAAAAAATAACGGGAATTGAGGCCGATACTATTAAGAAAATAGCCCGTACAATGGCAAAAGGAAGAACAATGATAATGAGTGGGTGGGCTATTCAAAGGCAGGATCACGGTGAACAGGCTCCATGGATGATTGTTACCCTTGCTGCCATGCTGGGTCAGATTGGTTTGCCTGGTGGTGGTTTTGGATTTAGCTATCATTATGCCTCAGGGGGAGCTCCCGAAGCAAACGCCCCGTCGCTACTCGGTATTTCTGCCGGAGATAACCCTGTAAAAACAGAAATTCCATTTGCCCATGCTGTAAGTGATTTACTGCTGCATCCAGGCAAGGTTATAGATTTTAACGGAGAGAAAATCAAATATCCTCTAATTAAGCTAATCTGGTGGGCCGGGGGAAATCCATTGAGTCATCAGATGAATAGAAACAGACAAATAAAAGCGTGGAGAAGGCCTGATACGATTATTGTAAATGAGATTTACTGGACTTCTACGGCGAAGTTTGCTGATATTGTATTACCCGCTA is drawn from Hippea jasoniae and contains these coding sequences:
- the torA gene encoding trimethylamine-N-oxide reductase TorA — protein: MSDFKKKGITRRVFVKSAAVATAAVSFAPGVFAKRLPSKPVLESYSEPTATHWGSVIADVSGGEFIGIKPFKDDYPIPMTQALADRVNAENRIKYPMVREGYLKHGYRSNKSMRGRDRFVRVSWEKAYELITKELKRIKKKYGNEAIFAGSVDWHSVGKLHAAPTLLRRMLNLFGGFTDDTGDFSVQAAMTILPHVTGNIEVYDRQTAWPTILEYTDTIILWGADLLKNNQIGWDPPDHYAYDAIKELKKRNKKIISIDPRLTDTAEYLNAEWIPITPNTDVAMMLAIAHTLYKENLYDKDFLDKYTVGFDKFLPYLLGKTDGVEKTPQWAEKITGIEADTIKKIARTMAKGRTMIMSGWAIQRQDHGEQAPWMIVTLAAMLGQIGLPGGGFGFSYHYASGGAPEANAPSLLGISAGDNPVKTEIPFAHAVSDLLLHPGKVIDFNGEKIKYPLIKLIWWAGGNPLSHQMNRNRQIKAWRRPDTIIVNEIYWTSTAKFADIVLPANTTFERNDIEVISEYTNKYIVAMKKVIDPLYESKSDYDIFADISKRLGFYDKFTEGRDEMGWIKHFYSIAQKQAKIKNLKMPSFEEFWEKGYVEFPVPEESKRWVRYGDFRKDPIRNPLGTPSGKIEIYSNTIAKYKYDDCPPHPAWLEPIEWLGSKKAKRYPFHLLSSHPKFRLHSQLDNTWLRSLYEVNEREPVWINPKDAKRYGIKENDVVIIYNSRGKLMAAAVITDRIREGVILVHEGAWYDPDKPGEIGAMCKHGNVNLVTLDKGTSKLAQGNIANTVLVKIKKYGGEPPTVTAFVPPAGS
- a CDS encoding cytochrome b, translating into MYRWLDERLNLERFKKKYLSKVFPVHPTFFFGEIALFSFVILVLTGIYLLFSYVPSSEIVTVGGKKMPASYYSILLINKQPLGLIIRYVHHWAAHLMIAALILHMARVFFTGSFKKPREINWLVGMILFTLAILAGFTGYSLPFDALSVVATGIGYEIANSIPYVGNAIANFFFNGHFPASGSLPRLFMYHVVLLPALLSATIGLHMLIMIKQKHTQPAKNKEIVGPDKILGIPLYPQQISLMLFVFLSTTALLFFMASLLPVHNVEYFGPPTLQTPMVKPDWYLLWIYGIIKLIPGSWNIPLSATASIDPEVIGGVIAPGIILTIIALAPFFYKNDEFVNHLEPVSKRPIGTSLGVAFIVLFIVLSFTGYQAELNIPIWVCRIYTVVLPIIAFVITYLIIKKPFRS
- a CDS encoding c-type cytochrome, which produces MKSFFSKSIILAAAMSLSISTSSIAGGCMGQHCKMMGNSADASSTMASTGNNAYNLVKANGCLACHAVDQNKVGPAYKVIAETNKKLYGDKALAVIEKSIEKGSKGKYKKLGIQAAMPPYGYLGKEKIEEIAKWILSLSK